The following proteins come from a genomic window of Gottfriedia acidiceleris:
- a CDS encoding glycosyltransferase, whose protein sequence is MKKHLLKFTSLFLCFALILAPIKSSAEQVDTRAHGRCISNSACNFKADMRKLWMDHLIWTSKYIVSAVAGMPDKDVVLARLLRNQQDIGNAIKPYYGAAAGDQLAKLLTDHIVIAGKIIDAAKANDMATLKTLNDTWFKNADDIAALLSKVNPNWTNQALKDLLYTHLKMVTNEAVTRIKMDWDSNVKAFDAGLQHMIPIADTISSGIIKQFPNKFKS, encoded by the coding sequence ATGAAGAAACATTTACTAAAATTCACATCTCTATTTTTATGTTTTGCATTAATTTTAGCCCCTATTAAATCCAGTGCCGAGCAAGTAGATACTCGAGCTCATGGAAGATGCATTAGTAACTCAGCATGTAATTTCAAAGCAGATATGAGAAAGCTTTGGATGGATCATTTAATTTGGACAAGTAAGTATATTGTTAGTGCTGTTGCTGGAATGCCAGATAAGGATGTAGTTCTTGCAAGACTCTTAAGAAATCAACAAGATATTGGAAATGCAATTAAACCATATTATGGTGCTGCCGCTGGAGATCAGCTTGCTAAATTACTTACCGACCACATTGTAATCGCTGGTAAGATTATTGATGCTGCGAAAGCAAATGATATGGCAACTTTAAAAACATTGAACGACACATGGTTTAAAAATGCAGATGATATTGCAGCACTTTTAAGTAAAGTAAATCCAAATTGGACAAATCAAGCTTTAAAAGACTTACTATATACACATTTAAAAATGGTAACAAATGAAGCTGTTACTAGAATAAAAATGGACTGGGACAGCAATGTAAAAGCATTTGATGCTGGTCTTCAACATATGATTCCTATAGCTGATACCATTTCTTCAGGGATTATAAAGCAATTCCCTAATAAATTTAAATCTTAA
- a CDS encoding EcsC family protein produces METKEYLIRQLNEIEKWEKDQKSVFFWEKIGRIPFMILDKITPKFIHDKIGVILDELSKYVNAGGQYLVSVPSTLTRMSKELSIEELTEIEMVNQLSLEQMDRVSNDFIASRKQFAKVQGATTGFGGMFTIAIDIPILLGLTLKTLQEVAISYGYDPNDQMERVFIIKCLQFTSADIVGKKAILEELTNIEGKKAFSQIEGWREVFYTYRDNIGWKKLFQMVPIAGLIFGAYVNKQAIEDVGEAGRMLYKKRRVMERLHDLK; encoded by the coding sequence ATGGAAACGAAAGAGTATCTAATAAGGCAGCTTAATGAAATTGAAAAATGGGAAAAAGATCAAAAAAGCGTATTTTTTTGGGAGAAAATCGGTAGAATTCCATTTATGATCTTGGATAAAATTACACCTAAGTTCATTCACGATAAGATAGGCGTTATTTTAGATGAATTATCAAAGTATGTGAATGCTGGTGGTCAATATTTAGTTAGTGTTCCTTCAACTCTAACTAGGATGAGTAAGGAGCTTTCTATTGAAGAACTAACCGAAATTGAAATGGTCAATCAACTTAGTCTAGAGCAAATGGATCGTGTTTCGAATGATTTTATTGCTAGCCGTAAACAATTTGCAAAGGTCCAAGGAGCGACAACAGGTTTTGGTGGAATGTTTACGATTGCGATCGATATCCCAATCTTATTAGGACTTACATTAAAGACACTTCAAGAAGTAGCAATTTCTTATGGTTATGATCCAAATGATCAAATGGAGAGAGTATTTATTATTAAATGCTTACAATTTACATCTGCTGATATAGTAGGTAAAAAGGCGATATTAGAAGAGTTAACAAATATTGAAGGGAAAAAAGCCTTTTCTCAAATTGAAGGTTGGAGAGAAGTATTTTATACATATCGTGACAACATAGGATGGAAGAAGCTGTTTCAAATGGTTCCAATTGCTGGCTTAATATTTGGTGCATATGTAAATAAACAAGCAATTGAAGATGTTGGCGAGGCAGGTAGAATGCTTTATAAAAAAAGACGGGTCATGGAAAGATTGCATGATTTAAAATAA
- the sigJ gene encoding RNA polymerase sigma factor SigJ, with translation MEVDYLYSQYKPLLFSIGYSMLGSVEDSEDLVQDTFLTVQKMNQSITKEEPNNIKAYLCKIMTNRCLDLLKSSKNKREVYIGPWLPEPIIQKLPEDLNDDPMEKMILDETITYAFLVLLEQLNPTERAVFVLREAFQFDFRTIANILNKTELNCRKLFSRLKSKVQSKDVVERRNLNQELAIAKRFIEAAETGNLDMLISLLTEEIVLITDAGGKTKAALRPINLQKNVIAFLIGVRKKINSPSETEIVLINNQIGLIVKSEGEEPTVICFEIEGERYRSIYMVRNPEKIRLLC, from the coding sequence ATGGAAGTAGACTATCTATATTCTCAATATAAGCCACTTTTATTTTCAATCGGGTATAGTATGCTAGGATCGGTTGAGGATTCGGAGGATTTGGTACAGGATACTTTTCTCACAGTTCAAAAGATGAATCAATCCATTACAAAAGAAGAGCCGAATAATATAAAAGCATACTTATGTAAAATAATGACAAATCGTTGCTTGGATTTATTAAAATCCTCAAAAAATAAACGCGAAGTTTATATAGGACCGTGGCTTCCAGAACCGATTATTCAAAAATTACCTGAAGATTTAAATGATGATCCGATGGAAAAGATGATTTTAGATGAAACGATAACCTATGCATTTTTAGTTTTACTTGAACAGTTAAATCCAACCGAAAGAGCAGTATTTGTATTACGTGAAGCCTTTCAGTTTGACTTCCGTACAATCGCAAATATTTTAAACAAGACCGAATTGAATTGCCGTAAACTATTCAGTAGACTAAAGAGCAAAGTCCAAAGTAAAGATGTAGTTGAAAGACGAAATCTTAATCAAGAGCTAGCAATTGCAAAACGATTTATTGAAGCTGCGGAAACAGGTAATTTAGATATGCTAATATCACTTTTAACGGAAGAAATCGTACTCATTACAGACGCCGGTGGTAAAACGAAAGCTGCTCTTCGCCCAATCAATCTACAGAAAAATGTTATTGCATTCCTTATTGGTGTAAGGAAGAAAATTAACTCTCCATCCGAAACTGAAATTGTTTTGATCAATAATCAAATTGGTTTAATTGTTAAAAGTGAAGGCGAAGAGCCAACCGTAATTTGTTTTGAAATAGAAGGAGAGCGTTATCGAAGTATATATATGGTTCGAAATCCTGAAAAAATAAGACTTTTATGTTAG
- a CDS encoding NAD(P)/FAD-dependent oxidoreductase, translating into MNLNQIDGHPKWDVTILGGGIAGLTASIYLAQAGKKVLLLDKASKLGGRGISNTIGDAQLNLGAHALYTNCSEILNEVGVTVSGKLPKLSGSFILGNQSNQMKIIEAFNLFLGNHLKWKEKMEFIRFYRHIRKMDLDEINHISLEEYLNRKITSDRVKNIILAFIRVSTFTSNSEIISAGVAIGQLRSAKVLYINEGWQSIVNDLIKKANQFGVTIQKSTVVSKITGSYPNINLILKNDTRINTSCLLSTINPIDLVKLIDEPISDSFLQKCNQMIPVKAACLDLVMNGLPNPKLNFALGVDQPWYFSNHSTVAKLSNKEGEIVVHLMKYLNSVNETDSAKDEEELEGLLDLLQPGWRDYVISKRYLPKLVVSNDIKKPFHKLDNDLSNSDIGLEGIYVAGDWVGETELLLNASLTSVKNATKLINEKLELQLI; encoded by the coding sequence ATGAATTTAAATCAAATAGATGGTCATCCAAAATGGGATGTTACTATATTAGGTGGTGGAATTGCTGGGTTAACAGCATCGATCTACTTAGCTCAAGCAGGTAAAAAGGTACTTTTATTGGATAAAGCATCTAAATTAGGTGGGAGAGGTATTTCAAATACAATTGGTGATGCACAATTAAATCTTGGAGCACACGCATTATATACAAACTGTAGCGAAATTTTAAACGAAGTAGGTGTTACTGTTTCTGGCAAGCTTCCAAAATTGAGTGGTTCTTTTATTCTTGGCAATCAATCTAATCAAATGAAAATAATCGAAGCATTTAATTTATTTTTGGGTAATCATTTAAAATGGAAAGAAAAAATGGAATTTATTCGATTTTATCGACATATTCGTAAAATGGATTTGGATGAAATAAATCATATTAGTTTAGAAGAATATTTAAATAGAAAAATAACAAGTGATCGTGTAAAGAATATAATTTTAGCCTTTATACGCGTATCTACATTTACTAGTAATTCTGAAATAATAAGTGCCGGAGTGGCAATAGGTCAGCTTCGTAGTGCGAAAGTATTGTATATAAACGAAGGATGGCAATCAATTGTTAACGACCTAATTAAAAAGGCTAATCAATTTGGTGTTACGATTCAAAAAAGTACAGTAGTATCTAAAATTACTGGCTCTTATCCAAACATAAATCTTATCTTGAAAAATGATACTAGAATCAACACCAGCTGTTTGTTATCGACAATTAATCCAATTGATTTAGTTAAGTTAATAGATGAGCCAATCTCAGATTCATTTTTACAAAAGTGTAATCAAATGATTCCAGTAAAAGCTGCATGCCTTGACCTTGTCATGAATGGTTTACCAAATCCAAAACTCAACTTTGCATTAGGTGTTGATCAACCATGGTATTTTTCAAATCATTCAACAGTAGCGAAATTATCGAATAAAGAAGGCGAAATTGTAGTTCATCTAATGAAATATTTAAATTCGGTCAACGAAACAGATTCAGCAAAAGATGAGGAAGAACTAGAAGGCTTACTTGATTTACTTCAACCTGGTTGGAGAGACTATGTCATTTCCAAACGATATCTTCCAAAGCTTGTAGTTTCTAACGACATAAAAAAGCCATTCCATAAACTGGATAATGATTTATCAAATAGTGATATTGGCTTGGAAGGCATTTACGTTGCAGGAGACTGGGTAGGGGAGACAGAACTTCTATTGAATGCATCACTAACGAGTGTTAAAAATGCTACTAAACTCATAAATGAGAAGCTTGAACTTCAACTAATTTAA
- a CDS encoding PadR family transcriptional regulator, with product MVRSDIIRGHLDSIILKLISEKDRYGYEISQEIGLRTDNRFQIKEATLYAVFQRLEKKELVEAYFGDITHGGKRKYYKITSLGRAYLSELVKEWQEVKEIINLFMEEK from the coding sequence ATGGTTAGAAGTGACATCATACGAGGACATCTTGACTCCATCATATTAAAACTCATTTCTGAGAAAGACCGCTATGGATATGAGATTTCTCAAGAAATTGGATTACGGACAGACAATCGGTTTCAAATAAAAGAAGCAACATTATACGCTGTATTTCAGCGCTTAGAAAAAAAGGAATTAGTGGAAGCTTATTTTGGCGATATTACACATGGTGGAAAAAGAAAATATTACAAAATAACTTCTTTAGGCAGAGCATATTTAAGTGAATTGGTAAAAGAATGGCAAGAAGTAAAAGAAATTATTAATCTATTCATGGAGGAGAAATAA
- a CDS encoding permease prefix domain 1-containing protein, producing MKKIRNHIEELFKDVPKTEQSEIVKQEIIQNLEEKVMFLMENGKEEEDAINKAIVEFGDIEELKRELGVKKPDSKKANFAKLNLSYSIWGSGLLIAFFLFINFYYTPKTIWFVYPTFGLLWWPLSMYFYWQRKK from the coding sequence ATGAAAAAAATTAGAAATCATATTGAAGAACTATTTAAAGATGTTCCTAAAACTGAACAATCAGAAATTGTTAAACAAGAGATTATTCAGAACTTAGAAGAAAAAGTCATGTTTTTAATGGAAAATGGTAAGGAAGAAGAAGATGCTATAAACAAAGCAATTGTAGAATTTGGGGACATTGAAGAATTAAAGAGAGAACTTGGTGTTAAAAAACCAGATAGCAAGAAAGCAAATTTTGCAAAACTAAATTTATCCTATTCAATTTGGGGAAGTGGCTTACTAATTGCTTTCTTCTTATTTATTAATTTTTACTACACTCCGAAGACTATATGGTTTGTGTACCCAACGTTTGGTCTATTATGGTGGCCACTTTCAATGTATTTCTACTGGCAACGTAAAAAGTGA
- a CDS encoding NAD(P)-dependent oxidoreductase, with translation MKIGIIGATGKAGNLILKEAVERGHEVTAIVRNASKLTNKEVSVLEKDLLDLNSADLKQFDVVVNAFKAAEGQEHLYIEAGNVLINALKGVNNTRLIVVGGAGSLYVDEEKTIQLVDTPEFPKEYYATASKMTKGLHDLQKTTDIKWTFISPAAFFDPNGKRTGAYQKGKDNFIVNKKGNSYVSYADYAIALLDEIENPQHINERFTLVSEAE, from the coding sequence ATGAAAATTGGTATTATTGGAGCAACAGGAAAAGCAGGAAACCTTATTTTAAAAGAAGCAGTAGAAAGAGGACATGAAGTAACAGCAATCGTAAGAAATGCTTCTAAATTAACAAATAAAGAAGTATCAGTATTGGAAAAGGATTTATTAGATTTAAATTCAGCTGACTTAAAGCAATTTGATGTTGTTGTAAATGCATTTAAAGCAGCTGAAGGTCAAGAGCATCTTTATATAGAAGCTGGGAATGTTTTAATAAATGCTTTAAAAGGTGTTAACAATACTAGATTAATCGTAGTTGGTGGAGCTGGAAGCTTATATGTTGATGAGGAAAAAACGATTCAATTAGTTGACACACCTGAATTTCCAAAAGAATATTATGCTACTGCATCAAAGATGACAAAAGGTCTTCACGACTTACAAAAAACAACTGATATTAAATGGACATTTATTAGTCCAGCGGCATTTTTTGATCCGAATGGTAAACGTACTGGGGCTTATCAAAAAGGAAAAGACAATTTTATTGTTAATAAAAAAGGTAATAGCTACGTAAGTTATGCTGACTATGCTATTGCATTATTAGACGAGATTGAAAATCCACAGCATATTAATGAACGATTTACTTTAGTTTCTGAAGCAGAATAA
- a CDS encoding Rrf2 family transcriptional regulator, which produces MKISSRFTVAVHILSLVTIENSALCTSEWIAESVNTNPVVIRRVMGKLKNAGLIQVRRGTGGATLHKPLNEITLLDVYKAVEVVEEGELFQFHEKPNPNCPVGANIQAVLELILNRAQEAMEKILDEVTMEELVTVLSKKIG; this is translated from the coding sequence ATGAAAATCAGTAGTCGTTTTACCGTTGCTGTTCATATTTTATCTTTGGTCACGATTGAGAATAGTGCGCTTTGTACATCCGAATGGATTGCAGAAAGTGTAAATACAAATCCGGTCGTAATTAGAAGAGTAATGGGAAAACTTAAGAATGCTGGCTTAATTCAAGTCCGTCGAGGAACCGGTGGAGCTACACTTCATAAGCCTTTAAATGAAATTACTCTCTTAGATGTTTATAAAGCAGTTGAAGTTGTAGAAGAAGGAGAACTTTTTCAATTTCATGAGAAACCGAATCCGAATTGTCCAGTCGGTGCAAATATTCAAGCAGTGCTAGAACTGATCTTAAATCGAGCACAAGAAGCAATGGAAAAAATACTGGATGAAGTTACTATGGAAGAATTAGTGACAGTATTAAGTAAAAAAATTGGATAA
- a CDS encoding LysE family translocator: protein MLLVKSFILGLSVSAPVGPIGLLCIQRIISRGKTAGIMTGLGASSANLFYASIAAFSFSIVSSFLIEQEFVLRIVGAIFLFYLGIKTFLKRPVKTASNLEGEGMVSMFLSSFLLMITNPVTILNFVAMFAGLGFDQRSTSIGSAFSLILGVFIGAISWWLILSSVVSLFRNKITTHLGLVNKMAGLMIVVLGIVSFIK, encoded by the coding sequence ATGTTATTAGTAAAAAGTTTTATTTTAGGTTTATCAGTTTCTGCACCTGTAGGCCCAATTGGCTTATTGTGCATACAAAGAATTATATCTAGAGGAAAAACAGCTGGTATAATGACAGGATTAGGGGCATCTTCAGCTAACTTATTTTACGCTAGTATTGCCGCATTTAGTTTTTCTATTGTTTCATCATTTTTAATTGAGCAGGAATTTGTTCTTCGAATTGTAGGTGCAATATTTTTATTTTATTTAGGAATTAAAACCTTCCTAAAAAGACCTGTTAAAACTGCTTCAAATTTGGAAGGTGAAGGCATGGTTAGCATGTTTCTCTCTTCATTTTTACTTATGATCACAAATCCTGTAACTATTTTAAACTTTGTAGCAATGTTTGCAGGACTAGGTTTTGACCAAAGGTCTACATCAATAGGCTCAGCATTTTCACTAATTTTAGGTGTTTTTATAGGAGCGATTTCTTGGTGGCTTATTTTAAGTAGTGTAGTTAGTCTGTTTCGAAACAAAATTACAACTCACTTAGGATTAGTAAATAAAATGGCTGGTTTAATGATTGTTGTTTTAGGAATTGTGTCATTTATTAAGTAA
- a CDS encoding LysE family translocator, translating into MNLEFYIKGLIIGLSIAAPVGPIGVLCIRRTLAYGRMVGLVSGLGAATADGIYGLVAGFGLTVIMNFLVGQHFWIQLIGGFFLCYLGVKTLISKASYTQSDTQKKNIINAFLSVLFLTLTNPMTILSFIAIFAGLGISNSNSNIVSSIILVLGVFCGSSLWWVILSSGVGLIRTQINDRSLTLINRLSGIIIIIFGGIALYGLM; encoded by the coding sequence ATGAATCTTGAGTTTTATATTAAAGGATTAATAATTGGACTATCAATTGCTGCACCTGTTGGTCCAATTGGAGTACTATGTATCCGCAGAACTCTAGCGTATGGAAGAATGGTTGGTTTAGTTTCTGGTCTAGGGGCTGCTACTGCTGATGGTATTTATGGTTTAGTTGCAGGCTTTGGATTAACTGTCATTATGAATTTTTTGGTTGGTCAGCATTTTTGGATTCAGTTAATCGGTGGTTTCTTCCTTTGTTATTTAGGTGTAAAAACACTTATTTCAAAAGCTAGTTACACTCAATCTGATACGCAGAAGAAAAATATAATTAATGCGTTTTTATCAGTCTTATTTTTAACACTAACAAACCCAATGACGATTTTATCTTTTATCGCCATTTTTGCGGGATTAGGAATCTCGAATTCAAATAGCAATATTGTTTCTTCCATTATTTTAGTATTAGGTGTTTTTTGTGGTTCAAGTTTGTGGTGGGTAATATTAAGCAGTGGTGTGGGACTAATTAGAACTCAAATTAACGATCGATCCTTAACATTAATTAACCGTTTATCAGGTATTATTATTATTATTTTTGGTGGTATAGCTTTATATGGATTAATGTGA
- a CDS encoding Lrp/AsnC family transcriptional regulator — MDSYDLKIINHLMDNSRIKWADLASEVGLSAPATADRVNRLVEQGVIRGFGVLVDAEKVGSELTAFVAVSLERPENRAPFLELVNQLEEVQECHHIAGEDDYLLKIRSRNTKDLDRVISHEIKGLKGVIRTKTTIVMDSTKETFRLPLQKHKFSIE, encoded by the coding sequence ATGGATTCTTATGATTTGAAAATTATTAATCATTTAATGGATAATTCTAGAATAAAGTGGGCGGATCTAGCTAGTGAAGTTGGCTTGTCAGCTCCAGCTACTGCTGACCGTGTTAACCGATTAGTTGAACAAGGGGTGATTAGAGGATTTGGTGTGCTAGTTGATGCAGAAAAAGTTGGAAGTGAATTAACAGCGTTTGTAGCTGTCTCGCTTGAGCGACCTGAAAATCGAGCTCCTTTTTTAGAGCTTGTTAATCAATTAGAGGAAGTGCAGGAATGTCACCATATAGCGGGTGAAGATGATTATTTACTAAAAATTAGAAGTAGAAATACAAAAGACTTAGATCGAGTAATTAGCCATGAAATAAAAGGGTTAAAGGGCGTAATTAGAACTAAAACAACAATTGTAATGGATTCAACGAAAGAAACCTTTCGACTGCCATTACAAAAACATAAATTTTCTATAGAGTAG